The following are encoded in a window of Phaseolus vulgaris cultivar G19833 chromosome 3, P. vulgaris v2.0, whole genome shotgun sequence genomic DNA:
- the LOC137806026 gene encoding uncharacterized protein: MEEGSSDADCDRDRIRNICILAHVDHGKTTLADHLIASAGGGVVHPKLAGRVRFLDYLDEEQRRAITMKSSSILLRYRGHAVNLIDSPGHIDFCSEVSTAARLSDGALLLVDAVEGVHIQTHAVLRQCWIERLTPCLVLNKLDRLITELKLTPSEAYTRLLRIVHEVNGIVSAYKSEKYLSDVDSLLAGTGTTESTGETLEDYDDNEDVFQPPKGNVIFACALDGWGFGIREFAEIYASKLGASVNALLRALWGPRYFNPKTKMIVGKKGAGSNKKPMFVQFVLEPLWQVYQGALEGDKGLVEKVIKSFSLSVPPRELQNKDVKVVLQAVMSRWLPLSDAVLSMVVRCLPDPVAAQAFRISRLIPKREVVGDVVEEEAVEKAEMARKAVEGCDCGDEVPCVAFVSKMFALPVKMLPGQRGEVGNGYGDEGEGDSDECFLAFARIFSGVLHAGQRVFVLSALYDPLKGESTQKHIQEAELKSLYLMMGQGLKVVTSAKAGNIVAIAGLGQHILKSATLSSTRNCWPFSSMAFQVAPTLRVAIEPSDPADVGALLRGLRLLNRADPFVEVTVSSRGEHVLAAAGEVHLERCIKDLKDRFAKVSLEVSPPLVSYKETIEGEVLNVMENLKVLSRRSDYVEKTTPNGRCVVRVQVMKLLPSLTKVLDESSDLLADIIGVNSGHTLKSLETQRPSILENESPVEVLKKRILDAVEGDILSRNEDDKDHAEKCKLKWLKVLRRIWALGPRQIGPNLLFTPDIKAESTDSSVLIRGCSHVSERLGFVTDSSTSDSVAEKSSTANQALYMDAEHLESSIISGFQLATSAGPLCEEPMWGLAFVVEARISPFSGQNDESETSQQSEQYGIFAGQVIATVKDACRAAVLQNKPRLVEAMYFCELNTPTEYLGPMYAVLSRRRARVLKEEMQEGSPFFTVHAYVPVSESFGFPDELRRWTSGAASALLVLSHWEALSEDPFFVPKTEEEIEEFGDGSSVLPNTARKLIDAVRRRKGLPVEEKVVQHGTKQRTLARKV; the protein is encoded by the coding sequence ATGGAGGAGGGAAGTTCCGATGCCGATTGCGACCGCGATCGAATCCGCAACATCTGCATCCTCGCGCACGTCGACCACGGCAAGACCACCCTCGCCGACCACCTAATTGCCTCCGCGGGCGGCGGCGTCGTTCACCCCAAGCTCGCCGGGCGCGTCCGCTTCCTTGATTACCTCGACGAGGAGCAGCGGCGCGCCATCACCATGAAGAGCTCCTCCATCCTCCTCCGCTACCGCGGCCACGCCGTGAACCTCATCGACTCCCCCGGTCACATCGACTTCTGCAGCGAGGTCTCCACCGCGGCGCGCCTCAGCGACGGCGCGCTCCTCCTGGTCGACGCCGTGGAGGGCGTCCACATCCAGACGCACGCCGTCCTCCGCCAATGCTGGATCGAGCGCCTCACCCCCTGCCTCGTCCTCAACAAGCTCGATCGCTTGATCACCGAACTCAAACTCACTCCCTCTGAAGCCTACACGCGCCTATTGCGAATCGTGCACGAGGTCAACGGAATAGTCAGCGCTTACAAATCCGAAAAATATCTCTCCGACGTCGATTCTCTGCTCGCCGGCACCGGAACCACCGAAAGCACCGGCGAGACTCTGGAGGATTACGACGATAATGAGGACGTTTTTCAGCCGCCGAAAGGGAATGTTATATTCGCTTGCGCCTTGGACGGATGGGGGTTTGGGATTCGTGAGTTTGCGGAGATATATGCGTCCAAGCTTGGGGCGAGTGTGAATGCGTTGTTGAGAGCGTTGTGGGGACCTAGGTATTTTAACCCTAAGACGAAGATGATTGTGGGGAAGAAAGGCGCTGGTTCTAATAAGAAACCTATGTTTGTTCAGTTCGTGTTGGAACCGTTGTGGCAGGTTTATCAGGGGGCGTTGGAAGGGGACAAGGGGCTGGTTGAGAAGGTTATTAAGTCGTTTAGTTTGTCGGTGCCACCGCGCGAGCTGCAGAATAAGGATGTGAAGGTCGTGCTGCAGGCTGTTATGAGCCGGTGGCTTCCGCTGTCGGACGCGGTTTTGTCGATGGTGGTGAGGTGCCTGCCGGACCCGGTTGCGGCACAGGCGTTTCGGATATCGAGGTTGATTCCGAAAAGGGAGGTTGTTGGGGATGTGGTGGAGGAGGAAGCGGTGGAGAAGGCGGAGATGGCGAGGAAGGCGGTGGAGGGGTGTGACTGTGGGGATGAGGTTCCTTGTGTGGCTTTCGTGTCGAAGATGTTTGCTCTGCCGGTTAAGATGCTGCCCGGACAGAGGGGGGAGGTTGGCAATGGTTATGGTGATGAAGGGGAGGGTGATTCCGATGAATGTTTTCTGGCTTTTGCTAGGATTTTTAGTGGGGTTTTGCATGCGGGGCAGAGAGTTTTTGTGCTTTCTGCGTTATATGATCCGTTGAAAGGAGAGTCGACGCAGAAGCATATACAGGAGGCTGAGTTGAAATCGTTGTATTTGATGATGGGGCAAGGGTTGAAAGTTGTGACATCTGCCAAGGCAGGGAATATAGTTGCCATTGCAGGTCTTGGACAGCATATATTGAAGAGTGCTACTCTTTCTTCCACCAGGAATTGTTGGCCTTTTTCGAGTATGGCATTCCAAGTTGCCCCGACTTTGAGAGTTGCAATTGAGCCATCCGACCCAGCTGATGTGGGTGCGTTGCTCAGGGGTTTGAGGCTTCTGAATCGAGCAGATCCGTTTGTTGAGGTCACAGTGTCTTCTAGGGGAGAGCATGTTCTTGCTGCTGCTGGAGAAGTTCATCTTGAGAGGTGCATAAAGGATTTGAAGGATAGGTTTGCGAAGGTAAGCTTGGAGGTCTCTCCACCTCTTGTGTCCTACAAAGAAACCATCGAGGGAGAGGTATTGAACGTGATGGAAAATTTAAAAGTTCTGAGCAGGAGATCAGATTATGTTGAAAAAACAACACCCAATGGAAGATGTGTTGTTCGGGTGCAGGTGATGAAACTTCTACCTTCTCTGACGAAGGTGCTCGATGAAAGCTCTGATTTACTTGCAGATATCATTGGAGTAAACTCGGGGCATACATTAAAAAGTTTGGAAACCCAGAGACCAAGTATTCTTGAAAATGAAAGCCCAGTTGAAGTGCTAAAAAAACGCATATTGGATGCAGTGGAGGGCGATATTTTGAGCAGGAATGAAGACGACAAGGACCATGCTGAGAAATGTAAATTGAAGTGGCTAAAGGTTTTGAGGAGGATATGGGCACTTGGACCAAGGCAGATTGGTCCTAACCTACTATTTACTCCTGATATCAAAGCAGAAAGCACGGATAGCTCTGTTTTAATACGTGGTTGTTCTCATGTATCAGAGAGGTTGGGTTTTGTGACCGATTCTAGTACCAGTGACTCAGTTGCTGAAAAGTCTTCAACTGCAAACCAAGCTTTGTACATGGACGCTGAGCACCTTGAGAGTAGTATAATATCTGGGTTCCAACTGGCCACTTCAGCCGGACCCTTGTGTGAGGAACCTATGTGGGGTTTGGCATTTGTTGTTGAGGCTCGCATATCTCCATTTTCAGGGCAGAATGATGAGTCTGAAACATCCCAGCAATCTGAGCAGTATGGCATTTTTGCAGGGCAGGTAATAGCAACTGTCAAAGATGCATGTAGAGCAGCTGTGCTTCAGAATAAGCCACGGCTTGTAGAAGCAATGTACTTCTGTGAATTGAATACACCTACTGAATATTTGGGTCCCATGTATGCTGTACTTTCCCGAAGACGGGCACGAGTTTTGAAGGAAGAGATGCAAGAAGGTTCCCCTTTCTTCACTGTCCATGCATATGTTCCTGTTTCTGAGAGCTTTGGTTTCCCGGATGAGCTTAGAAGGTGGACTTCTGGTGCTGCGAGTGCACTTCTCGTCCTTAGCCACTGGGAAGCACTTTCTGAGGATCCTTTCTTTGTACCTAAAACAGAAGAGGAAATTGAAGAGTTTGGAGATGGTTCTAGTGTTCTTCCAAATACTGCAAGAAAGTTAATTGATGCAGTCAGGCGTCGTAAGGGCCTTCCTGTGGAGGAAAAGGTTGTGCAGCATGGAACCAAGCAGAGGACACTGGCTCGTAAAGTCTGA